The nucleotide window ATTAATATTTCCCTGAGATAACTTTCTTGCTTATTTCGTTTTAACATATCCCCTCGTATCCAGTCTGAATACGTCAATAATGTTGATTCAAAGATCTTTCCAGAACTGGCATAGTCATTAATAGCAGTGAGATAGCCACCATGCATAAGATAGAGGGAAAATTCTTCATAAACCGTATCAAGCATATCTGCATCTTGGGCAAAATCGTCTAAAACTTCATCCACTTTGGCTTGGCCATAACGCAGGGTGAAATATTCTTTGAAAGAAAGCGAGTATAAATGCAGATCAGGGCGGGCAAATTTTCCACGTCGCCCTGGAAAACGCATACGTGCTTCTTGAATGAGATTAAGATCCGATCCAGTTAACACCAAAACGGTTTGCTGTAAAATCCCTGCATCAGCTGCATACTTAATCGCCTTGTCCCAATCATGAATATAGGTAACTTCATCGATGGTAATAAATTTTTCCTGATCTTCTGGCATTTCTTGAATTTGTGATTGCAACAAATGATATAGCGTATGATGATCATTGATCAGCTCCCCAGAAAAATAAGCAATTGCTTTTGGTGCAACACCAGACTCAAGCAGTTGGTTCATCCATTGCTTAATCAAGGTAGATTTACCAACTTGCCGCCCTCCGCCCAAGGTATAAATTCCAGGCACAAATTTTGCCATCGTCTTGAGCAAAGCTGGGTAGTGGATATAAGTTTGCTGTTCCAGGCGATGTAATTGTGGATCGCGCACAGCAAAGCGTTCTGGTGCTTCAAGATGGGTATTGTGTGGCAGAAATCTAGGATCCATATTGCTATGGTGACCCATTATCCAAATTTAATCAATGCCCATTATCTAAATTTAGATAATGGGCATTGACGATTTTTCGGTTGGTTTGCCTGGTTTTGCCAATCGAGGGGGTAATATGATGCATTTGCCTCACCAATATATGCATAAGTCATCTTAGAAAAAACATGGAAATTGTTGTTGATTATCAAAATGCAAAAGAGCCAACTATATGATCATCGCCAATTTCTTCGTCTTGCCCATTTTTATCCGCCACATTTCCTGCTAAGGTGGCGGGCGTAAATGGAAGTGAGTACATGTTTAGTTGAGGGACCCAAATGCCACGCCGAACCAGATCAAGCAAAAAGCCAGTTAAGAAAACCAGCAAAAAACCTGCAAAGAAAACCACCCGCAGCCGTAGAAAATCTGCTGCAAAGTCGAAGAGTTTGGGGTGGCTCGGCTGGTCGCTAAAGTGGCTGGTGATTACAGGCATTTGGGGCAGTGTGGCAGCAAGCCTTTTTGTGATCTGGTTTGCCTATGATTTGCCTGATGTCAAACGCCTTAAACAAGCCACCCGTCAGCCAGGCATTAGCATTTTGGCCCAAGATGGAAGCCTAATTGCCACACACGGCGACATCTATGGCGCGCGGGTTACGGTGAAAAGCGTGCCGGATTATGTTCCCAGCGCCATACTGGCCATTGAAGATCATCGATATTATCAGCATTTTGGCGTTGATCTCCTTGGCATCTTAAGAGCTATGTGGAGCAATTACCAAGCCGGCACTGTGGTTCAAGGAGGTAGTACCATTACGCAACAACTCGCTAAGAATTTTTTGCTGTCAGAAAAAATGTATCGGCCTACAGATCGTTCTTATAGGCGCAAAATCCAAGAATTGTTGTTGGCGTTTTGGCTTGAGAAAAAGTTTTCCAAAGAACAAATCTTAAGTATTTACCTCAATCGCGTTTACCTGGGGGCAGGGGTGTTTGGAGTGGAAGCGGCGGCGCAGAAATATT belongs to Pseudomonadota bacterium and includes:
- a CDS encoding ATP-binding protein produces the protein MDPRFLPHNTHLEAPERFAVRDPQLHRLEQQTYIHYPALLKTMAKFVPGIYTLGGGRQVGKSTLIKQWMNQLLESGVAPKAIAYFSGELINDHHTLYHLLQSQIQEMPEDQEKFITIDEVTYIHDWDKAIKYAADAGILQQTVLVLTGSDLNLIQEARMRFPGRRGKFARPDLHLYSLSFKEYFTLRYGQAKVDEVLDDFAQDADMLDTVYEEFSLYLMHGGYLTAINDYASSGKIFESTLLTYSDWIRGDMLKRNKQESYLREILIAIIERYNSQVTWNALAQHLSIEHPMTVADYIALLQSMDAVFVQQVLQEDKMLPSPKKARKVMFTDPFIFHSLQAWVFPVKDPFEQQIRTVVESPLLSSKLVEACVATHYKRFYPTYYIKAEGEVDVAYLDHGRFWPVEVKWSQQLRTKDLKQILKYDNGKILTKSRQSGMIQHIPTLPVPIALLQL